The window ATACTGGCGGCTCGGGTTCAAAGACGAATTCGAGGGCGTGCAATTGGTGGACGGCGAGCGGGTCCCGATCCCCATGAGACCCTACCCGTACTTCCGCGGAACCCTCACCGACGCGATCTTCGTCGCGGCGGCGTTCAGGGACGTTCTGGTACGCGATGAACATGCCGACCTCCTCGCGAGCTTCATCGTCGCCCCGCTTGCCCTCGTCGATCTACCGCTGAGCGGCGTGCTCGACACCGTCCTTCTGCCGCGCGACTACGTCGCACACCGTCGATACGCGCAGGCGATGGCGGCCCATCGCTTGCGCGTCGAGGAGCTGGAAAGGCGCCTCTCGCGCGAGGGGGTTCACGGAGCGCCCTGAGCAGCCGCCCACCCGGGCGACCTGACGCTCGCGGGGGCCGGCGTTCGCGCTGGATGCGGCGGCTACCCGACGGCGACGGGGTGCGCGGCCCGGATCATCTCTTCGACTCGCTGCGCCTGCTCGCTGCTGACGTGAAAGCCCGTGCTCTCGACGAGGCGCAGG is drawn from Deltaproteobacteria bacterium and contains these coding sequences:
- a CDS encoding YceK/YidQ family lipoprotein, translating into MMNQRCASSGRGLVAVVVLGLLAQGCASTYWRLGFKDEFEGVQLVDGERVPIPMRPYPYFRGTLTDAIFVAAAFRDVLVRDEHADLLASFIVAPLALVDLPLSGVLDTVLLPRDYVAHRRYAQAMAAHRLRVEELERRLSREGVHGAP